A genome region from Phoenix dactylifera cultivar Barhee BC4 chromosome 18, palm_55x_up_171113_PBpolish2nd_filt_p, whole genome shotgun sequence includes the following:
- the LOC103710722 gene encoding serine/threonine-protein kinase BSK1-2-like isoform X3, producing MARLRLRPRPLRPRQPHPELPPLLFLLPHSPPRRLHPNPKPEGRPRSRPPHPHGEALLPRAPFPHHMLIPPARRLEELRAAIDGLSPVHIVSEHGEKASNVVYRGHLLNSGRTVAIKRFYRFARTSPGLLPASSLSL from the exons ATGGCGCGTTTGCGCCTTCGACCGCGCCCTCTCCGCCCACGCCAGCCCCATCCGGAGCTGCCGCCTCTCCTGTTTCTACTTCCACATTCCCCTCCTCGACGGCTGCATCCAAACCCTAAGCCAGAAGGGCGTCCAAGATCTCGCCCACCTCATCCCCATGGAGAAGCGCTTCTACCTCGTGCCCCCTTTCCTCATCACATGCTAATCCCTCCAGCCCGTAGGCTGGAGGAGCTTCGGGCGGCCATCGATGGCCTCTCCCCCGTCCACATCGTCTCGGAGCACGGCGAGAAGGCCTCCAACGTCGTCTACCGTGGCCACCTCCTCAACAGCGGCCGCACCGTCGCCATCAAACGCTTCTACAGGTTCGCCAGGACCTCACCTGGGCTGCTTCCAGCGTCCTCACTCAG CCTTTAG
- the LOC103710722 gene encoding serine/threonine-protein kinase BSK1-2-like isoform X1, with protein MARLRLRPRPLRPRQPHPELPPLLFLLPHSPPRRLHPNPKPEGRPRSRPPHPHGEALLPRAPFPHHMLIPPARRLEELRAAIDGLSPVHIVSEHGEKASNVVYRGHLLNSGRTVAIKRFYRFARTSPGLLPASSLRRFNFIHPSLQLCFCSGLSGGPRMKQLSQLRYSHPCRHIWPMTGHPRPQIGEHYGSAAPT; from the exons ATGGCGCGTTTGCGCCTTCGACCGCGCCCTCTCCGCCCACGCCAGCCCCATCCGGAGCTGCCGCCTCTCCTGTTTCTACTTCCACATTCCCCTCCTCGACGGCTGCATCCAAACCCTAAGCCAGAAGGGCGTCCAAGATCTCGCCCACCTCATCCCCATGGAGAAGCGCTTCTACCTCGTGCCCCCTTTCCTCATCACATGCTAATCCCTCCAGCCCGTAGGCTGGAGGAGCTTCGGGCGGCCATCGATGGCCTCTCCCCCGTCCACATCGTCTCGGAGCACGGCGAGAAGGCCTCCAACGTCGTCTACCGTGGCCACCTCCTCAACAGCGGCCGCACCGTCGCCATCAAACGCTTCTACAGGTTCGCCAGGACCTCACCTGGGCTGCTTCCAGCGTCCTCACTCAG AAGGTTCAATTTTATACACCCTTCCCTACAGCTGTGCTTTTGTTCTGGACTGAGTGGTGGGCCGCGAATGAAGCAACTCAGTCAGCTGCGCTATTCGCATCCTTGTAGACATATCTGGCCCATGACAGGCCATCCTCGCCCACAAATCGGCGAACATTACGGATCAGCGGCCCCGACCTGA
- the LOC103710722 gene encoding serine/threonine-protein kinase BSK1-2-like isoform X2 produces the protein MARLRLRPRPLRPRQPHPELPPLLFLLPHSPPRRLHPNPKPEGRPRSRPPHPHGEALLPRAPFPHHMLIPPARRLEELRAAIDGLSPVHIVSEHGEKASNVVYRGHLLNSGRTVAIKRFYRFARTSPGLLPASSLSCAFVLD, from the exons ATGGCGCGTTTGCGCCTTCGACCGCGCCCTCTCCGCCCACGCCAGCCCCATCCGGAGCTGCCGCCTCTCCTGTTTCTACTTCCACATTCCCCTCCTCGACGGCTGCATCCAAACCCTAAGCCAGAAGGGCGTCCAAGATCTCGCCCACCTCATCCCCATGGAGAAGCGCTTCTACCTCGTGCCCCCTTTCCTCATCACATGCTAATCCCTCCAGCCCGTAGGCTGGAGGAGCTTCGGGCGGCCATCGATGGCCTCTCCCCCGTCCACATCGTCTCGGAGCACGGCGAGAAGGCCTCCAACGTCGTCTACCGTGGCCACCTCCTCAACAGCGGCCGCACCGTCGCCATCAAACGCTTCTACAGGTTCGCCAGGACCTCACCTGGGCTGCTTCCAGCGTCCTCACTCAG CTGTGCTTTTGTTCTGGACTGA